In the Chloroflexota bacterium genome, GAGTCGCCGAGCGAGTGTGCGGCGTCGGTCGAGACGACGATGGTCCGGTAGCCGAGTTCGGCGCAGCGCATGGCGGTGGCCGCGGCAATCGACGTCTTGCCGACGCCGCCTTTGCCGGTATAGAGAATGATTCGCATGTGTGGTTTCGCTCCGCTTTGATGGCCGCGCAGTTCGTGGCGCGGCAGGGGCAGTTGCAGTGTGCGCGACGATGCCCAACCGTTGATTATACGGGCGATGCGGTAAGGGCGAAGCATTCGCGCAGTCGGCTTCCAGTCGAACACGCGCGCACGCGCGAATGCTTCGCCCCTACGAGGGCGCCGTGTGTTATACTGCGGTATACCTTGAACACGGGAGGAAGCGATGCCGCAGGATTTCGAGGCACCGGATCATGCCCAGTACATGCGCGAGGCGCTGAAGGAGGCCGGGTGCTCATCTGCCATGCGCAAGCCCGACGCCAGACGGTAGTGGTTACCGGCGGCGAGGCCTGGCGCAGTCGTTTGAGTCTTCGAGCGCCGCACCCCGCTCGCTGCGCTGGAGTGATGCCAACCGTTATCACGGCTTGTGCGCATAGCATCAATCGAGTGCTCTAATCTTGGGATGGAGTAATCCCAGACTAACCAGGACAGTGGTCAATAAGCCTCCACTGATTAATACCATTGGCGCGCCGACCCAGTCCGTTGCCCACCCCGCCAGACCAAAGCCAATTGGCAGCAGGACGAACGAACCAAGCGCATCAATGCTTGCGACGCGCCCCAGCAAATGACGCGGCACCAACTCTTGCAGAGTATTATCCCAAATCAAATTAAATATAGCCAGCGACCCGCCTACCAGAAACGCGGCGACCAGCAAGCCAATCATCGGCAGCGGCAAACCAACTATGGCGGTGGCCAGCCCCCAACCAATTAACCCGCCGTACGCTACTAAGCCCCGGCGGCGAAGGCGTGTTGAACGACCGACCCACACGGCCCCGAGCGCCGACCCGAGCGCATAGGCCGAATACAAAAATCCCAACACCCCGACCTCAGCATGCAAACTATCCTTGACAAGAAATGGCAATGCGACGGACCAAGGTCCAGCCTGTGTCATATTGGTCAAACCGGAGATGCAGATCGTGATCCACAGCCACGGCGTGTGGGTCACGGTGCTGAATCCCTCTTGTACGGCAACTCGGATACTGGCTCGCTGCGTGTTGCCCAAGTGGGCCGTTGATACTGGAAGGAGCGGCGCCAGACACGCAGCCGATATGAAGAATGACAAGGCATCGAGGGC is a window encoding:
- a CDS encoding MFS transporter, which translates into the protein MTLIRSLTHPTFALLWSGQTISRLGDRLYTIALAWWVLQKTGSATTMGTVLIFSSIPNLLFLLLGGVTVDRFSRTRIMLISDLLRGILITLVTALAVTGTLEVWHIFLASTAFGLVAAFFQPAYTALVPELVPSDMLPSANSLTALSRQLTGIFGPALGAAIVAFGGPSGGFALDALSFFISAACLAPLLPVSTAHLGNTQRASIRVAVQEGFSTVTHTPWLWITICISGLTNMTQAGPWSVALPFLVKDSLHAEVGVLGFLYSAYALGSALGAVWVGRSTRLRRRGLVAYGGLIGWGLATAIVGLPLPMIGLLVAAFLVGGSLAIFNLIWDNTLQELVPRHLLGRVASIDALGSFVLLPIGFGLAGWATDWVGAPMVLISGGLLTTVLVSLGLLHPKIRALD